TCTTCTCTAATCTCCAGATTTAATCTGGCTTTTGACTAAAGATTAAATTCCATGCCTAAAATGTTCCCcgttcctttctcctctccccctgcagGGGCAGGAAAACCAGCCCACTGCCCTGTTAAAGATCTTAAAGAGCTGGTTGGATTGTCTGCCCTCTCCCACCATTGCCTTCTCCAGACCCCTTGCCTGCTCCTCAGCCTGAACTGGCCCAGGCATGATCTACCTGGCTAATTCTGTAATCCTAGACAGCTCCCTGACCCTGTCTGGGTTGTTTCTCCACCAGGAAAATGGGgaggcatgccatctgcccccTCCATTCAGAGTCCTAATTTTGGCAAAAGCTCATGCTCATCAGGAAGAGTGGTTTAGACACAAATAGATGGTCCTGGTAAGGGTCAAGCCTTTATGCCCAGACCTTACATCCCAGTAATATAACCTTCCCAAAATATACACCTCTTTCTGATGCAGCAAAGGGAAATACTACGGAATGAGAAACCTCAGTTCTacatctctcttcccctttcagAATCAGGCAGTCCAGGTTCAGATGTGCTTTGTCAGGTGGTCCCACTGCCCACTCCTTCCCTAACTGGGGATTAATGCCCCAGAACCCTCAGGAGAAGAGCCACGTCTACCCCCGCCGCCGCCCTGGGAGCCACGTGGACCATAAGAGCTCCAAGGCCATCGCAGCCGCAGCTATGTACACCTTCTTGCCTGATAACTTCTCGCCCGCCAAGCCCAAGCCCTCCAAAGAGCTGAAACCACTACTAGGCTCCGTGGTACTAGGGTTGCTGCTGGTGTTGGCTGCAGTGGTGGCCTGGTGCTATTACAGCGCCTCTCTACGCAAAGCAGAGCGCCTGCGTGCCGAACTGCTGGACCTCAACCGAGGCGGCTTCTCAATCCGCAACCAGAAGGGCGAGCAGGTCTTCCGCCTGGCCTTCCGCTCAGGGGCGCTGGACCTCGACTCCTGCAGCCGCGACGGCGCAGTCCTCGGTTGTTCTTGCACAGCCGATGGGCGCCCCCTGCACTTCTTCATCCAGACTGTGAGGCCCAAGGATACAGTCATGTGCTACCGCGTGCGCTGGGAGGAGGCGGCGCCAGGGCGCGAGGTGGAACACGCTATGTTTCTGGGCGATGCAGCTGCTCACTGGTATGGCGGTGCTGAGATGAGGACCCAACACTGGCCCATCCGCCTAGAGGGCCAGCAGGAGCCGCAGCCTTTCGTCACCAGCGATGTCTATTCCTCTGACGCCGCATTCGGAGGCATCCTCGAGCGCTACTGGCTGTCATCGCGTGCAGCTGCCATTAAGGTCAACGACTCAGTGCCCTTCCACCTGGGCTGGAACAGCACAGAGCGCTCGCTGCGTCTGCAGGCACGCTACCACAACACGCCCTACAAGCCACCTGCTGGCCGCCCTGCCGCGCCAGAGCTCAGCTACCGCGTGTGCGTCGGCTCTGACGTCACTTCCATCCACAAATACATGGTGCGGCGCTATTTCAACAAGCCCTCGAGAGTGCCGGCCCCCGAGGCCTTCCGGGACCCCATCTGGTCCACGTGGGTGCTGTACGGGCGTGCGGTGGACCAGGACAAAGTGCAGCGTTTCGCCCAGCAGATCCGCCAGCACCGATTCAACAGCAGCCACTTGGAAATAGACGACATGTACACACCTGCCTACGGAGACTTCGACTTCGACGAGGCCAAGTTCCCCAATGCCAGCGACATGTTCCGCCGTCTGCGTGATGCCGGCTTTCGTGTCACGCTCTGGGTTCACCCATTTGTCAACTACAACTCCTCCTGCTTTGGTGAGGGAGTGGAACGCGAGCTGTTCGTGCGCGAACCCACCGGGCGGCTGCCCGCGCTTGTGCGCTGGTGGAATGGCATCGGCGCGGTGCTCGACTTCACACGCCCGGAGGCTCGAGActggtttcaggggcacctgcggCGGCTGCGCTCGCGCTATGCTGTGGCCTCCTTCAAGTTTGACGCAGGCGAAGTCAGCTATTTGCCACGGGACTTCAGCACCTACAGGCCGCTGTCCGACCCCAGTGTATGGAGCCGACGCTACACCGAAATGGCACTGCCCTTCTTCTCTCTGGCGGAGGTCCGCGTGGGCTACCAGTCACAGAACATCTCATGCTTCTTCCGCCTAGTGGACCGCGATTCTGTGTGGGGCTATGATCTGGGGCTGCGCTCGCTCATCCCTGCCGTGCTCACCGTCAGCATGCTGGGCTACCCGTTCATCCTGCCTGATATGGTGGGCGGCAACGCAGTGTCTGAGCGCACAGCCGGTGGTGGCGAGGTGCCTGAGCGCGAGCTCTACGTGCGCTGGCTGGAGGTGGCCGCCTTCATGCCCGCCATGCAATTCTCGGTCCCACCCTGGCAATATGATGCCGAAGTGGTGGCCATTGCACACAAGTTTGCCGCCCTGAGGGCCTCGCTTGTCGCGCCCCTCTTGCTGGAGCTGGCTGGTGAGGTCACTGACACAGGAGACCCCATCGTGCGTCCGCTCTGGTGGATTGCGCCCGGTGATGAGACGGCACACCGCATCGACTCGCAGTTTCTTATCGGAGACACACTGCTGGTGGCGCCAGTCCTGGAGCCGGGCAAGCAGGAGCGAGACGTCTACCTGCCTGCAGGCAAGTGGCGCAGCTACAAGGGCGAGCTTTTTGACAAAACCCCAGTGCTGCTCACCGATTACCCGGTCGACCTGGACGAGGTCGCCTACTTCATCTGGGCATCCTGACCCAGCCCAGGACCTAGGAACCCCACAGCCCTAGCCCCTGCCTTCATGCAGGCCTTTAGCCCTCCATCACAACCACACTGTGTATCCCCAGGAAGTCCCCACCTCTGCACCATCCACCAAGCAGGTGCTGACAGAAATGTGCTCCCGCCAGCCCCGGGGGACAGGTGGAGGGGGTGCTAAAGCAACTTCCCATTCTAAGGCTCAATCCTAAAGACGTTTTTCCCTCCACACTCACTCCACTTTGCAGAAACCTATTTCCTGAGGTGAAAGAGAACCCAGAAGGAAAATATCAGCTCTCTTCCTGTTACACATGATTGTGTTTTAAAAGCACAAGAAGAAACTTTACCCTCCATCCTGGCCTGAATGGCCATCTTTGCCTTTCTGAAGTGGGGACCTGATCCCATTTAAAGTCCAAAATAGCCCCCTACTACACTTAGAAGGACACGTTCTTGATGTTGGAAGCCAAGCCCAGAGTTCCCAGCAGCGACCTGAAGTGTGGCTGACCTGGTCCCATCCCAGCTAGGGAGATGGGATGGAGACGTCTGGGCAGCAGACAAGGAGGAAGGCGGTCCCATCCCAGAGGACAGGAAGACTGGGCAGAGCACGGAGCCATCATTGTTGTCCCTTGTTTGTGAAGAGACTCCTAACACTGTACTTAACCCATCTATGTAAACACATGGGCTCAGCCCTGGGCCAGGGCCATGGCCTACCAGGTGAAGACTTGCAAGGCCATGCAGGCCAAACATGGTGCCTTAACTcaagaaactgtgtgtgtgtgtgtgtgtgtgtgagagagagagagagagagagagagagagagagacagacaggcacCATGTTTTCCTGAATCTGTGGAATAAACACAACACTTTTGAAACCGGATAAGCCTGGAAAGAGGGGGCAGGGAGCAAATTGGAGGTTTTGATTGTTGAGCTGGCCCCCTCCTGGTTAATGTCCCTGGGACTATAGTAGGAAATAAACAACCCTTTCAAGATCTCTCAGCTGCTTCACTCCCTGCATACATGGCAGGAGTGTGGCCTAAAAGGGAGCACTGTTcttctggtggtggtggtgtgctTCCACACGGGAGCTCCACGGCATGTCAGCACCTGTAAATACCCGTACAGGGTAAGCTCTTTCATTTAagccattttctctttctaagaGCAGCCTCAGCCAAAGTGAGTTGTTCCTGCCTTCGCAGCTGAGTCTGAGGAAGAGATGGCTTGCCAAAGTGGGGAGGTGGGAAACAGGGCAGGGCTCAGCTTCCCTTAACTCCTAAAGAATGCATCCTCTTGCCCActcctccaccccctctctttgcctTATGTGAAgcatacctaatgaaagttctgGGGCTCTTTCAGAAGTCCATGTTGACTCCTAATTCTACCACTCTCATCTGTAAGCTGTGTGATTTTAAGCAAGCCACTTAACCTtgttgagtctcagtttcctcatatgtagAATGGTGATGATAATGCCTACCTCCCAGGTTGTTGTGGGAATTAGAAGCACTGATGTATGTAAAGTGCCTGGCacgagtaggtgctcaataaaaggtAGCTATTATCCTGTTATGCTGTTTCTTGAGGGGGTTTGCACAAAAATAACAAGGATCTTTCCAGGCCCTAGCTCGTCGCCCAACTGGCTTCCTCTGAGCCTGCCTGTGACAAATTTTTCCCAAACTTTGGTATATAACACCCAGCTGAGCTCTAAGTTTGTGACCCAAGGGACACTGTGGTCCAGGAAAAAGGCAAGAGGAGAGCTGTCTGAAGATGAGATGTCAGGAGCTAGGATTCCTGGGTCTGCAGGAGACGGTGAGTAAATGAATTAGCATCCTTCTCCTTTTTGTCAAGAGCATCCACCAATCAGTACTCAGTAATGAACCTCCTGGGGCTCTGGCACCGGCCTATAGGCTGTGAAGTGACTAGAGAGGCAGAATACCGAGGCTGGGCCTTGAGAGGTTCCCTAAGTGGCTGGAGAGAATAACTCTTACTTGAATGGCCCTCCAGCTTTCTGTGCAAGCTGAAGCCAGTTTAACCAATCTCTTGAGCTTTGGTTtctgcatgtttatttttatctttttttttctttttttgagggagagagagagagagaaagagagaagaggaggggcagagggggagggagagagagaatcttttttttttttttaattcatttatttgataggcagagaggcaggcagagagagagagggagaagcaggctccccgccgagcaaagagcccaatgtggggctcgatcccaggaccctgggatcatgacctgagctgaaggcagcggctttaacccactgagccacccaggcacccagagagagagaatcttaagcaagttccatgcccagcacagatcccaacgcagggctccatcccacaaccctaagatcatgacctcagctgaaatcaagtgtagatgcttcaccgactgagccacccaggcaccccagtatcttCATCTTTTGAATGGAACTTCTAGGATTCATTGAGATGTGCCTGTAAAAAAATTTTATGCAAAAATTGTATGTAAAAAAATTTATGCAAAAACGGCagacagtaagtgctcaataagtgGTAACTCCTGAATTTGGGGAGATAGGGGTAGGTGAGGGAACTGGGCTGGAAACTACATCTCGCCTATTCTGGCCCCTTTCAGACTTATCCACCACCCCATCTCTGCCCCATCCTCTTGTGCATTCCAAATTTATGTCTCCCTGCACATATGGATGGGAAGACTGTCTCTATTCCATGGGACTTCCAGCACCCTTGTATGATCAGGATTTCTCATTTGTCTCCCCTGTACTCCTGGGCTGGTTGATGGGGACTGATATGTGAGAATGGGAACTCCTCCAGAGGTAATGGAGAAGTTCAGGAAATCTGGAACTGGGGCCTAATGCCCCTATTCTGTGACCCTATGTACCTTGAGAGTCTACTTTAGTCTCCCTTCTAATACCATATGAATCAGCTGAACCCTACCCATGCCCTTTAAGCCCAAGATGTGAGTTTTCTGAGGGTCTTTACCTTGTTCCTCAAAATTTGCGTAAAATGTCTCTCACCCTGGGTGGCTCCAGAGAAAGTCTTCTGCTGGTTCCCTCACCAAGTTTCTGATTGCTTTACCCTCCTCAGGTCCAAGGCTAATGGTGACCTCTTCATTCCCTTACCAATTCTAGGCTGGACCATGGCAATGCCCTCCTAACCTTTTCAATTCTTGGACCCTTCAATCTAATCCACATAGAAGCTCAGGAAATCTTTCTGAAATTCAATCAAATCACTTAGGAAAATATCTAAGCTCTGATGTTCAAGGCCTCTAATATCTGAATACTTTTCATAcctctgtttctgttttactcacacacacatacttatgagtatattttgaaaagcatttgAAGAAATACTGTCTTCTGTTCTGGGAACAGCTGCATGGCCCATCCCTGCAAGGCGAGGCGTGCCTGGACCCAGCCTTGAAGAAAACCGCAGTGGCAACTGGGTGATTTCCTTTCCTGCCATTGTCCAACTCAGTGGGACTTCAGCTGACGCCCTCCCTTCTCTGGCACACACCCCAGCTCCCAAGGAAGAACCTGGTTTTTATCTTAAGGCTGGTTATTTACTTCATCATGACCAAGAATCTTTCCAGCAGCTTGAGGGGAAGGgagaatccttttttaaaaaagtttaatgtACTTTACCGTTTTAATGGATTATAGGGGAAAGCAGAGGCTGACCTTTTtttatattgagatataattgatataacattatattagtttcaggtgtacagtgtaatGATTGGATATTTCTGTGTATTGCAAAGTGATCATCATAGTAAGCCCAGTTAACctccatcaccatacatagttaccaaaaaaaaatatttttcttgcaaTGAAAACATTCAAGATCTACTCTCCTGGCTACATACAAATACACAATAGTTTTTTTAACAATAGTTACCATGCTCTACATTACATCCCTGTAACTTActaattttataattggaaatttaTACTTTTTGACTCCTTCACCCATCAGGGTATGGGAGAATTCATGGCTTTAAGTGACAAGCCCTGAGCTTGGCTGGGGTTGGTCTTGGATGAGGAATGGGAAAAGACAGAAGagggggtcctgtccctgagAATTCCCAGTCTGATGAACAGGAAGAGATTGAGCCTCTGTACTCTGTATCCTTATGCTGTTTTTCTCTCCTTAGCCCCCTTTTCCCAGCAAGACATGAAttgggaggggaaaggaaagggaggggcGTAAACATGGAGTAAGGCACAGAGCTGATCTCACTGGGTACCTATAGCACAACCTGGAGGGGGCAGCAGCGGGCCTGACACAGTCCTCCTCTAGAAGGGAAGGGACAGGTTGGGCCACAGTCTGGACCAATGGAGATGTAAGCCTCTGCTCCCCAAACATGGGGGCCCCACTTGGTGGGGGTCTCATACCTGCACATGTATTTCAGTTGAAATTTTACCATCAAAACTACCATTATAACTTCATTCCTTTGGGTCTTCAATTCAGCAAAGAAGTGCATACTATGGGAGTGTCAGGTAGTGTGTCTGAGAGTCAAGAGGGCATTTTAGTTTTCCAGAGCGCACCCTGGTGAAGATAAGTCTGGTAAACGCTTCTTCACCCTCGGGTGGTGGAGGCGGCACTGGGGAAAACAACTGGAGCTCCAAGAGGAGCCTCTCAGGTGTAGGTTGGGAAGCAGGATGGTATTTATAGCCCGGGAGGTGGATTagggaaggcttccaggaggaCATGCTCTGGAGCTTGGAGGGCCTGAGATTGAGGGGAAACTGTGGTCTTGGGCCCGCACTCGGGGTGAGCCGGCCAGAAGCAAGGTGGCTGTGCTGCCAGAGCCCAGTCAGCTGGCACGTCCCGTTCAGTTCCACTTTCCGGCCTCACCCACCTCCCGCCACAGGCCCTGGTCCCACCCAGCTGGGAGTCCTTCCTGCAGAGATGAGACGAATGTAATTTATGGGGCTCCCCTCACCAAGGTAAttgcgtgttttttttttttttaatttttaaaaagactttatgtatttgacagagagagagagacagcaagagagggaacacaagcatgcgggaagtggtgggggggtaggagaggaagaagcagactccctgctgagcagggagcgtgatgagggctggatcccaggacccttggatcatgacctgagccgaaggcagacgcttaatgactgagccacccaggtgcccctatcttttttttttaaggttttatttattcgacaTAGCACAaataggggaagcagcaggcagagggagagggagaagcaggctcctctctgagtggggagcctgatatggggcttgacctcaggacactgggatcatgaccgagccaaaggcagatgcataaccaactgagccacccatgcgccctgcCCTCTACCTTTTTAAGCCTCCATTTCCCCAGCTATAAAAAATGAGCAGCAAAATTAGGTCATTTTCCAGGTCCCTTCCAACTCTGACGAATAAGGTTTTAGCATCTTGAGCTTCAACAGCCTCCCATGCTGAGAGCACGGGGCTGGCCAGCCCTTGTTAGGAGGCAGCTAGCCTGTGGTTTGGCACCACTGCCCAGCCGGCATTTATTAAATCAGTGGGATGTGGTCCCTGCTGGCCTGGAAAGAGAACATTAAGCTCCAAAAACTTCCTGCAGCAGGCCTCCTTCAGAGAGCACTGTTCAGAGGGGTGAGGAACAAAACCATTCAGGTCCTTGGCAGTGCTCCAAGATCCTGTTCGCTAGTATTTTTGCCCTGTCTGCACGGAGAACCAGTGACTGAAAACATCTGGAAGCCTGCTAAAGACTTGGGtgacttctccctccttccttcaggAGTGGCTGTTCTTGACCTTGGTAATCCAAGTTGACCTTCGCCAATGCCCTTTCGCATCCAACATTCTGCACTTCACTGGGCAACAACCTTCTAATAAAATCCACATGAATCCCTCTGCTAACAGCTCCTGGAAGAGCTGGAGGGTCTCACACCTGCCCTGCATTCCTTGAGCCCTAGTAGCAAGGGAAAACAGGGCTGAGACCCAAATCTTTCGCCCCTGGGTCTTACAGTGGACTTGGAGAAAGGGAGTAGGTAGAAAGAAATGTCGTTGATGAGAGCTTGCTAGGGGCGCAAAAGGCAGCTGCAGGCCAGAAGTGCCCAGGTAGAGTGACAGGACTGCTGGGTAGTCTAGCAGAGTCCCTCAGGCCTGGCATACCTCTTGCCGGTGACCTCAGTCATGCTGACCAGGTCCATGATGACCCTGGGAGACAGGACTGGGCTGAGAATTTGGGGTCCATGTGTCATGGGCCCGGTGGTCCAGAGTTGTCTGTTCCTGTCTCCCTTGTGACCTGGGATATGTCGCAAATTCCTTGGGTCTCTATTTTAGGAAGTGCCTACTGAGCACCCACAACATACGCGCCTGGTGCTGGAGAGAGGATGCATCAGAGTAGAACACACCCAGCTCCTGCAATCTGGCCCTACTCGTTTGTATATCCTGTCCGACTACAGGCCACAAAGTCGCAGGGACACTGGTGGTCTGGGTTCAGAGTGCTTGGAGTTCCACAGGCAGGAGAGCCACCCTGGCAGTGTCTGCTCGCTCTTCCCCGACTCCTCCCTTAGCTTCTCTGGGGCACAGTGTGTGGACACAGGATTCCCGCTTGCTAAGGTCAGAGCTCCATTTCACTCTTTCTCCCCACCACGGGCAAGAGTCCAAGAAATAAAGACAACaggtgagagggacagagaagctgcctgaaatttataaaatacaagaaCGCATTACAGCGcctagacttctttttttaaactgctcATTTGCCTTCTTTGCACCCAGCTGAGGCTTTTGTTTGCTCTCCTCTGAAAGTTCTCAGCTGATTTTATTCAGCGATCTGTTCTTGGCTACATTGAGCCCAAGACCCACACAACCTTCCCCAGAGGTGACAGTGTTCATCTCGGGAGGCCCTCGAGGATCCTCCTGAGGTAAATGACTCCGCTCTGGTCAGCTCAGGATGCTGTGGAGCAGAGAAACTGGTGTCCTTCTTGGAGAGCTGCCTTCATCTCCTTGAACTGAGCCAACTGGCAGGCCTCATCCAGCCCCAACCAGCGGTAGTCTTGGTGCTCTCGGGAGAGTCGGATCTCCACATCGTAGTCCTTCACCTCGGCCAGCCAGTAGATGACTGTTTTTGGCTTCTCCCAGGCCACATATCTGAGCTCCCTTCTGAAGCCCTCAATGATTGTCAGCTGGTCTGCCGctatgcctgcttcctcctgagtCTCCCGCAAGGCTGTTTCCAAGTCATTCTCTCCTGGTTCCACATGGCCTGGTTAGGAAACAAGAGGAAAAGGAGCAGGAGATAATCTTCAGCAAAGGTGGAATTCGCAGGTCTGATGATTTAAAGATGGGTCTTTGCTGACTTTTCTAGATATTGCTAGGCTAAAGGGGGCCTAGAGATGGGCGATATCCTAACATGCCTAGGAGTGGGGCACAGAGTGGGTCGTGTCCGGACAAGTCCTCCTCCGCACCCCATCTTCTCTGCAGAGGGTTAAACAGACCATGTGTTTGGCAAGTCTGGTCTAGAAGACGGCTCTTCAGTGGTGAGAGAGATGGCCTCCCTCAGACCTTCGCTttcttatcctttggagctctccTCATCCCATGTTCTCAGGGAGACCTTTCCCCTGGAGACCTTAAATTGGTTTTCTGAAGGAGGAGCAGTCCCTTCTTGGCAGACAGGAGTTGGCTGAAGAGGGAGCACTTTGCCTACAATCTGCAGTGAGGACTTAACACTGTCTTAGTTGGTCCCCGAAGTCCCAGGGCCAACAGACAGGCTCCAAGCCCTGCACTGCGGCACCGGCAGCTGTTTCCAAGTAGCTATCAAGGCTTTTCCaaattgttttcatctttttaactGAGCAAGGCCAGATTCCAGTTTCACAGGGAAATTCCTGATGGGAACGCAGACTAAGGACACAAGCTGAGAGCCAGTTTTAAGAAAATTTGTTGGCAAGATCCAaacccaaggagacagctgccaGGAAACTGTTCTAGGAGAGCCTGAAGCTCTGCAGACTGGGAGCAGCCCGTAGTTTTGCCTCTAGGCCCTCCCCACAAATTCTCAGCCTGCCTGAAGGGGCCAAGAAGGACAGGGAGGGGTCTGGCAGCCTCTGTCAACACATGGTTCCAGTGAGTTGCTGGGGGCCTCCTGGTTCAGGAGCTCCTGGGGAGCAGGAATTGTTAGCTCTTCCCTTCTTGGTTCAGGGACAGGCCTATATTCTAGCTCTCCTCCTTCTCAGGGTTCTCATAGCAGTGCCCTGAGCCAGAGGGGCTGCTGTAAAGCTCCCACAGAAAGCAACCAGGAGTCAGGACTTAAAAACCTAACCTAGTTCCTGGCTTCTAGGGAATCTTCTCTGTACAGGACCTCATGTAGTGGGTACACAAAGCCAGAGAGGTACTgcatggggggcggggagaaaggGGTGCTGGTGGTGAGAGGTGATACTGATCCTGGTGCCCCATCTGCCCTCAGAAATGTGGGGAATCTGTGAACATGCCCTTGCCAACAGCATCTGTGCTCCATTCTACCCAGCAGTGTGAACTTGATAACATCTTTCCAGGCCCAAGCAGGACAAAATCTAGAGAGGTCCTTTGAAATCTTTCAGTGAGGGGTACTATGCAATATGACTTTGGCGATCAGGAGACAAGTGTGAACATTCCTATTCATAGTATTTGTGAcacttctgtccctctctttcaCCTTATTTCTCCTTAGTGAAACGCAAATGTGCAAAGTCTATTTCCTATTcccctttccttattttcctcCAATGCTGGATCCTTGTTCACCCCTCTCCCACGGCACTCCTCTTTCAAGTCCCTGCTCCCTTCTCAATGGGTTGCTCATTCAGGGCTCCTGACCTGTAATCCAGTAATGACTTGACCCCAAGGTCAAGGCCTTTTCTCCTACCCAGCCATTTACCACAAAGGCTGGCACTcctgtgaaacacacacacacaagctgctTCTGCCCTGGGATTCAGAGTTGTTTTTACAGCTCCGACCTGGCATGTCAGGTCCTTTCTGTATGTCAGAAAGGATCAAAAGCTCCTGCCCACCCTACCCCCTCCTACTGCACAGTCACTGGGATGTAAGCTTTATGGGGGGCCTGATAGGGTAGCTTTCCAAGCAATGCTTGGCACTTTCTCGAGAGCCAACCCTTCTGCCTTGCACCTTTGGGAGGAGTCCAGTGATGAATGCCGTCTGATGCCTGCAGTAGTAGAAACTCAATTGCAGGTTTGTCCACCGTGGGAATGAGGCATCTTCGGAAGATGATCAAGCCACATGCTCTCAGGGC
This is a stretch of genomic DNA from Mustela lutreola isolate mMusLut2 chromosome 12, mMusLut2.pri, whole genome shotgun sequence. It encodes these proteins:
- the NUDT2 gene encoding bis(5'-nucleosyl)-tetraphosphatase [asymmetrical], coding for MALRACGLIIFRRCLIPTVDKPAIEFLLLQASDGIHHWTPPKGHVEPGENDLETALRETQEEAGIAADQLTIIEGFRRELRYVAWEKPKTVIYWLAEVKDYDVEIRLSREHQDYRWLGLDEACQLAQFKEMKAALQEGHQFLCSTAS
- the MYORG gene encoding myogenesis-regulating glycosidase, producing MPQNPQEKSHVYPRRRPGSHVDHKSSKAIAAAAMYTFLPDNFSPAKPKPSKELKPLLGSVVLGLLLVLAAVVAWCYYSASLRKAERLRAELLDLNRGGFSIRNQKGEQVFRLAFRSGALDLDSCSRDGAVLGCSCTADGRPLHFFIQTVRPKDTVMCYRVRWEEAAPGREVEHAMFLGDAAAHWYGGAEMRTQHWPIRLEGQQEPQPFVTSDVYSSDAAFGGILERYWLSSRAAAIKVNDSVPFHLGWNSTERSLRLQARYHNTPYKPPAGRPAAPELSYRVCVGSDVTSIHKYMVRRYFNKPSRVPAPEAFRDPIWSTWVLYGRAVDQDKVQRFAQQIRQHRFNSSHLEIDDMYTPAYGDFDFDEAKFPNASDMFRRLRDAGFRVTLWVHPFVNYNSSCFGEGVERELFVREPTGRLPALVRWWNGIGAVLDFTRPEARDWFQGHLRRLRSRYAVASFKFDAGEVSYLPRDFSTYRPLSDPSVWSRRYTEMALPFFSLAEVRVGYQSQNISCFFRLVDRDSVWGYDLGLRSLIPAVLTVSMLGYPFILPDMVGGNAVSERTAGGGEVPERELYVRWLEVAAFMPAMQFSVPPWQYDAEVVAIAHKFAALRASLVAPLLLELAGEVTDTGDPIVRPLWWIAPGDETAHRIDSQFLIGDTLLVAPVLEPGKQERDVYLPAGKWRSYKGELFDKTPVLLTDYPVDLDEVAYFIWAS